ATCTTCGTAGTTGCCGTTGTCGGCGTTGTAACCTTCGTTCGTCTTCTTCTGCTGACGAACGCGGTTGACCACGACCGAACCTTCGACGCCGGCATTTTCGGCAATCGTACGGAGCGGGTATTCCAGAACCTTCGCAATGATGTCGGCGCCCAGCTTGGCGTCCCCTTCCAGACCCAACTTCTTCAGGGCCTTTTCGGCACGCAGTAGCGCAACGCCGCCACCCGGAACGATCCCTTCTTGCAGGGCGGCCTGCGTGGCGCTCTTGGCGTCTTCCAGCAGGTCCTTCCGTTCCTTCATTTCGGTTTCGGTGATCGCGCCACAGTTGATCTGCGCGACGCCGCCGGCCAGCTTGGCCAGACGTTCTTGCAGCTTTTCGCGATCGTATTCGCTATCGGTCGCTTCGATTTCGCGACGGATCTGATCAACGCGACCTTCGATGTCGGCCTTCTTGCCGGCGCCGCCGACGAAGACGGTGTTGCCCGACGAGATCTTGACCTTCTTGATGCGGCCCAGGTCCGACAGCTTGACGCTTTCCAGGTCGATGCCCAGGTCCTTGAAGACCGGCGTGGCGGCGGTCAGAACCGCGATGTCGCCCAGCATCGCCTTGCGACGATCGCCGTAGCCCGGCGCCTTGACGGCACAGACGTTCAAGATGCCGCGGAGCTTGTTGACGACCAGCGTCGCCAGAGCTTCGCCTTCGATGTCCTCGGCGATGATCAGCAGCGGCTTGTTCGACTTGCTGACCGCTTCCAGGATCGGAACCAGCTTCTTGGCCGACGAGATCTTTTCCTCAAAGACCAGCACGTAGGCGTCGTCCAGTTCGACCGTCTGGGCGTCTTCGTCGGTGACGAAGTGGGGCGACAGATAGCCGCGATCGAACTGCATCCCTTCGACCACTTCGACGGTCGTTTCGCTGCCACGACCTTCTTCGACCGTGATGACGCCGTCTTTGCCGACCTTCAGGAACGCTTCGGCCAAGACCTTGCCGATCGCCGGATCGTTGTTGCCCGCGATCGTGGCGACTTGTTCGATCTCTTTCTTGCTCTTCTCGTTGATTTTCACGGCCATCTTCTGGACCGCTTCGCTAACGGCGTCCACCGCTTTGGCGATGCCGCGAGCCAGGGCCATCGCATCGGCGCCGGCGGCCAACATCTTCAGACCTTCGCGATAGATCGCTTCGGCCAGGACGGTGGCGGTAGTGGTGCCGTCGCCCGCGACGTCATTCGTCTTGCTGGCCGCTTCTTTGACCAGCTGGCAGGCGAGGTTTTCGTAGGGATCATCCAGATCGATATCCTCGGCGACGGTGACGCCGTCCTTGGTTACCTTCGGCGAACCCCAACCTTTATCCAAAACCGCATTGCGACCACGCGGTCCAAGCGTGCTTTTCACGGCACGAGCCAGCTTCGTAACGCCGTCTAGGAGCGGCTGGCGGGCATCGTCGCCAAAAACCATCTGTTTCGCCACGTTTGGAATCCTCCTCTTGTGGAATCAACGACTCTCGCTGTCGCCTGGGCCGAATTGCCACAGTTACCGAACAGCGGATGGGGATGAATTGTCTTGTTGTGGACGCTCCGCGAAGTTTGCCATCGTCAAGAATGGCAGACCGACAAAAGCGACGCCCACCTAAACGCAACCGCTGTGCCAAAATGTCAAAGAAGCGCCTAAGTGGCGGTTTTCACGAGAGTTAGAAACTTGCCCCACCCAGGCGGTCAATTCGCCAAGCGGGGGCATTTCTGATTTGTGCCAAATTGGCAGCGGCCGCATAGGGACACGAAAAAAGGCCAGGCCTTCCCTTCCCTGCTGGAAGAATAGACCTGGCCCGACTTGCTGAAACCGCCGCGCCGGCGGCGGTAGCCTGGTGGTGCGGCCGCTGGCAAAGGGCCGCACGCTGTTCTGCTGTTAGCTGCCTGTTGAGAAAATCAACGGACTGCTAGGCGTTCATCCGCTTCGGAATCGTGAACGAGTAGATGATCACGATCGCTCCGGACGACATCATGCTCCATGGCGCCCAAGGAGGCGGAGAAACGCTGCGCGGCCCACCTTCGCCCATCATGCTGGCCGTATCCACGATCAGACATTCGGCGCCGACGATGATCAGGGTGATACCAACTGCCAAGAAAAATGACCGCCACATGGCTTCGATTCCTTCAATCCGACCGCCAGAAAGAAAATCCGGTTTCCTCCTTCGGTTATCGGAAGGAAAGTGGCGAGAACATGCCCTTCTGCTAGCGAAGCGGCATACCCGGCGCCGCTGCGAGGATCGGCATAGACCGCAGAACGCGACTACAGGCACGTCCGGGCAGAAAACCGCACAACATCCGGCTTTTCTCTGACATCCGGCCGTGGCGTTTGTCTCGGTTATACCGCTACTTTTCACTGGCAATTCGACCAAACCGCAAGAACTGTTTTGCCCTCGAAGCCGATTCGGGTGATAATCCGGGTGCCCTTACGCCCCCTCGATCGTACTTCTCTTTGCTAACCGATTGCCATGATCGCTCGCGTTTTGCTTGGACTTTTGCTGGGACTCGCCTGTTTCTCGCAAACCCATGCCGACCTGGTGCTGTACAACGTGCCGGGGACGAAGCTGGTTTTCATTCTGCAGGGGCGAGCGACCGTCAATCCTGGGGCGAACGTCACGTTCCGCCATCCGACGTTTGGCAATCTCTATATGAATGCCGCGAACGTCAAGATTTACAAAGTTCCGTCGGTCCAATCGCAAGCGGTCAATAAGTTGAGCACCGCCAAGGCGGCCGGCGACTTGAATGGCTGTCTCGACGCGGCACGTTACGCCCTGAAGATCGGCAAGCTGAATATCTTCTACGACGCGTGTAAGGCGGCCTGGGAAATCGATCCCAATGACGACCGAGTGAAAAAGCTGGTCGAAACCAAGCAGGCGATCGACAAGCCGGTGCCGATCGATCCAGCGCAAGAAAAGATCATGCGGGACTTCACCAAGAACCGCCAAGATATGAAATTTGTCCGCAGCAAGCACTTCCTGCTCTTGCACGATACGTCGAGCCGAAAGAGCAAACGGGACAACAAGACCCGGGCCGAAGAGCGTCTGGAACTGCTGGAAACGGTCTACGAAAGTTTCCTGATGAAGTTCTGCCTGGAAGGGGTCGAACTGGAGGTGCCCGACAAGTTACTGATGGTGGTGCTGTTTGCCGAACACCGCGAGTACCTGCAGTTCGTCACGCTGCTGGGCCCCGAGCTGGCGTCGGCGGCCGGGTTCTATCATCGACTCGACAACGTGGCGGTCTTCTACGATCAAGGGACCGACGAATCGTTCGAGGCGCTCAACTTCATCAGCAAGAAGATCCAAAGCGAGCGGGACGAAATCGTCCGCCGTAAAATCAGCGGCATGGCCGATGTGATCCGCTTCGCCGATACGCTTAATCTATTGATCGACGTGAAGCGAGAGAACCTCGACATCGAAGTGGTCAGTCACGAAGCGACTCACCAATTGGCGGCCAATACCGGGCTGATGCCAGAGAACCGCCCGATCCCGACGTGGGCGGCGGAAGGGATGGCGACCTACTTTGAGTCGCCCAAACAAGCGGCCTGGAGCGGCATTGGCGCCGTCAATTCGGAACGGCTCGGCTGGTACCGCGAACTGGCGCCAATCCGCAGCGTCTCGAACATCGACTTTATCGTCAGCGATCAGATCTTCACCCGGGCGGCCAACAACTTCACCACGCTGCACGCCTATGGGCAATCGTGGGCCTTCACCCACTTTCTGATGGAAAAGCACTTCGACAAGTTGATCGCCTACTATCGCGAACTTGGCAAACTACCCGAGGCGACTCACACCACGCCCGACGAGTTGCAGAAGGCGTTTGACAAAGTCTTTGGCCAGAACAAACAGGCGCTCGACGCCGAGTGGCGGGCGTACATGCGATCGTTGCGTACTGATTTGGAGGAGACGTTGGCGAAAGCGCGGTAAGCTACCCGAGAATCCGAGCAACAACTAGCCGTTTCGCGATTCACTATAGCTTGCCTCGAAGAATTTCAACTTCGTCCGCCAAGCTTGGAGCCAATTCATTCAAGCGGCTTGGTATATCACGGTTGCCATGAATTACCGTGAGAACGTAGATCGCTAACTCCGAACGATCACAAACCACCAGATGCCTATTCACGCGATAGAATTGGAGTGTCGCAGAAAACTGGGCTTCGTGCCGAAGTAGATCAGGCTGCTCTTTAATCCGGGCCAGGGCAGACTCTAAGTCGTCTAGATATTTTTCGGATTGGCGTTTTCCGAAATTAGCGGCTGTGTAGGTTCGAATTTCCGCCAAATCAGCCAGAGCGCGATCAGTGAGGAGTAGCTGAACGTTGCCCGCGTTCCTTTTCACTGCCGTACCTTCTTGTTGGCAAGCAACTTTCGCAGGTCGCCCTCAAACGGCGTCGTCCTTCCAGCAATCGCGTCCTGATATCCTTCCAGGATCTTGTCGCGCACTGCCTCGGCCTCTTGCGACACTTTCTGCCGTCGAATGAGATCACGAACAAATTCGCTCGGCGTCGCGAAAAGAGTTCCGTCGCCGCAATTTTGGTCGACAAATGCACGCAACTCGTCGGTAAGCGACAAATTCAATGAACTAGGCATGATCGCTCTCCTTCCCACCTTCCAAGCTAAACGATCGCCCGATATTCGTCAATATTCGTCAAATATCAACCTAAAGAGCGTGAATTCGGACCAGCGACTAAGGTCTAGTCTAACTCGTCGACAGTCGCTGCTCGTTACTCCACCAGCCAAACCCGAGCCACTTTCGTCACCTGAAACCCGCTCGTATCGCCATCCGTTTCTAGCACCAACTTGATCGTTCCGCCGTCTGCTTTTTCGCAAGAGATCACCCTGGCGGCAATTGGCTCAGCAGAGGGCTGTAGACTGGCGTCGGTTGGCGCCACTTTGACGGTCACCGGCGGCGCGTTTGGTTTCTTCCTATCGGTCATTTGCTTCGCCGTCAGTTCACTTCCTTCGCGGAACATCGTTAGCTCCAGATTGCCGCCGTCGACCAGATCAATATAGCCAGGCGCCCCTTCACGGCGATCGCACCATAAATCACGTCGCCAGCAACACTTCCAGCAGATAGGCGTCGTTCCGCCCCGCTTTTAGCCGCTTGTTCTTCACGCCCACCTTGGCCGTTTTGTTGTTCTTCAAGAGGCTCAAACTCGTTCTTCGCAGCAGGCTGAAGTTGATGTCGGCGTTTCCTTTTCGGATGCGGCTTTGGTCCTCGCCGAACGTTACGTCGAGTTGCCAATGCAAACTGTTCTCGATGCTCCAGTGACCGCGGACCGCTTCGGCGAAGCGTTTGCCCGTGAGGTATTTGCTAACGATATAGTAGCGGACGTCGCTTGTCTCTTTGCCGTTTTGCTTGACGATGTTGATCGTCATGCCGATCGCTTTCAACTTCTTCCACTTGCTCGCGTACGGAAAATCATCTGCGTCGATCGGGCAGAGATAATAGTAGCGCGACTCTTCGCGGCCATGCCCTTTCTCGTGCGTTTCGTGACGATGGACTTTCAGCTTCTTGAAGTCGACTTCCATCGCGGCGACGAAGTGATCGCGAATTGCCTGATGCAAGTAACGCTGATTTCCTTTGATCGCCAGGCAATAATCGCCGCCTGCGTCGACGATCTTTGCAGCGATCTCCTTTTGACAGCCCATCGCGTCGATCGTCACCAAACAGCCGGAAACCTCGATGATTTCGAGCAATTTCGGAATCGCCGTGATCTCATTACTCTTCGCGTCGGTCGCTACCTGACCCAGGCTCACATGATTAGCGGTCGCCCAGGCGCTGACCATGTGAATCGCCGCCTTGCTGCTGGCGGCGTCGAAACTGCGCCGCAACGTCTTGCCGTCGATCGCGATGATTTGTCCGTCGGTAATGTCCTGCAGCGCCGTGATCCAACTCAGCAAACACTTCTCCAACTCGGCCGGCTTGAGCGCGCCCAGAATCGCGTTGAATCGATCGTGCGAAGGGACGCCGCTGCTCATGTCGAGAAACTTCGAAAGCCACTCCTTCTTATCCTCCGCCCAATCGGCGATGGCGACAAAATCGTCCGCCCCGCCGAGCACCGCGCAGAGCGACATCGTGACGATGTTGACCAGCGGATAAGTCACCTTCCGCGTGCGCGGATCGGTCAGGTCGGCAAAGTGCTGTTGAATCGAAGCGGCCGAAGAAGACATGCGGAAGACCTCCCTGCAAAGCGAACGCCTGGCGGCGAAACGGACGTCGCGAAATCGCCAAGACGTATTTGCCGGATTATCGCAGATTGCCCATCATGGCGCAATCGCCGTGGGCGCCCCTTCCTTGGTGCTGCGGGCCGAGTGGACGGCGAGTTGTTTATCGCGAAACGCTTCCAGGCTTTCGTCATCCAGATACACATGCCAGGCGACGCGGGTCTTTCCCTCCCCTACTCCATGCGTTTTCGTGCGCAGTTTGTCGCCGAGCTTGATGTCGGCGAAGGTCGCCGGCTTGCCGTTTTTCCAGAACTTGGTTTCGTTCTCGGTATCGAGGAATAGTCCTTCCTGGCGGATGAAGCTTTTGTTTCCCTTCGCCCAGGTGAAGCCGATCCGTTTCTTCTCTGGATCGATGCTCTCAACAAAGAAGTACTCTTTGTGCCCACGGAGCATGTTCATTTCGTCTTGGATATACGTGAGCCAATACCATTGGCCCTGTTGGTTCGGATGCAGCCGAAAGATGGCCCGCTCGCCGATTTTGAAATCGGCCAGTTCGCCATTGGTCGCATGGTGCAGCATCTCGGCATACGGCATCACGGCGAAGGAATAGATCTTGCCGTCCCCTTCCGAGCGAAATGTGCCGGTTCGCGTCTTCAGGTCGACGCTGACCAGTTCGCCCCACATCCGCCGCATCGTCTCAAACGGCACGATCACTTTGCCAGGCGTGATGACTCGCTCCGCCTTCTTCTCCTCGGCTTGCAAAGTGAGGGGCGAAAACGACAGTCCAAGGACGGACAGTAACAGCAAGAGGCGCAGTGCAGACATGGCGAAGTCCCCAAGGAAAGAGGCGGCGGGCATGGGTGTGGAGAGAGTCTGGCAGGCGTCGTGCGGCAAACGCACGGCGTTCTCAGGGGGCTGTTATATACCGACCGCCAGCGCAGGGCGCGAAAACAGAGGCGCCCGCGATCAAAATGCCCAGAGCGAGTCTTATTCGGCCAGTTCCGCTTCGGCGATTCGCTGGGTCAGGTAACGCAGCAAATCTCGAATCGAGATCACCGCGGTAACCCGGCCGTCGACGTCGATGACCGGCAAGTGCCGATAATGACCGACATCCATCTGATGCACAGCAAAGGTGATCGGCGTGCTCTGATCGACCGTTTGCGGATCAGGCGTCATGAACTTCGAGATTGGCTCGGCCAGATGATCCCGATAGTCGGGGCCCACGCGGATGAGCGCGTCTCGTTCGCTGAAGATGCCAATCGGGCGATGGTGGTCATCGGTGATAACCACCGCCCCAATCGCATTGGTCGACAAGACCGTCAGCACGTCCCCCAGCGGCGCATCGGGGGAAGAGGTTAGCGGCATCTTCATCGGCAACTTTTTGATCGTGTCGCGCGAGAGCGCCGCCTCGACGCTGTTTTTCGGACTAGGCTCCAGGGCAAGCGGCTGTCCGCACGCTTCGCACTGGTCGGCACCTTGATAATTTTCTGCGCCGCAGGCGAGACAATACATCGTTATTCCACCGTCCAGGTGTCTCCGGAGTTGAACAATTTGTCGAGGTCCCCTTCCCCTTTCTCGGCTCGGGCTTGGGCGACTTGCTCGTTCAGCAAGTCGTCGTAGCGCGGAGCGTCGACGCACCGCAGCACGCCGATCGGTTCGGGGAATTCAGGATAGCGCATTCGGCTTAGCAAATAAGCGAGGGTCGGCTGGGTAGCCTGTTCGTCGTGGAACAGCAGATCGTCCTCGGTGATCCCTTTACCAAGTTCGACCACCTCGGGATGCATGCCGTTCAGGCGAATTCCCTTGTCTCTATTCTTGCCGAAAATGAGCGGCTTTCCATGCTCAATTTCAATAACATTATCGGCTTTCACCGCTTTGTCGGTTGCGTACTTATAGGCGCCGTCGTTGAAAACGTTGCAGTTCTGATAAACCTCGACGAACGAAACGCCAGGATGCTCAGCGGCTCGCTTCAGAGTGTCGGCCAGATGCTTGATGTGAACGTCAATCGAGCGGGCGACAAAGGTCGCTTCGCAACCAATAGCCAGCGAAAGCGGGCTCATAGGGTTGTCGATCGAGCCCATCGGCGTGCTCTTGGTCACCTTGCCCAGTTCCGACGTTGGTGAATACTGCCCCTTGGTAAGGCCGTAAATCCGATTGTTGAACAGGACGATGTTCAGGTTCACGTTACGACGCACCGCGTGCATAAAGTGATTGCCGCCGATGCTTAGCGCGTCGCCGTCGCCGGTGATGACGAAGACGTTCAGGTCGGGCCGGCAGCTCTTGATGCCGGTCGCAAACGCGGGGGCGCGACCATGGATGCTGTGCATGCCGTAAGTGTTCATGTAGTACGGAAAGCGGCTGCTGCAGCCGATGCCGGAGACGAACACGGTCTTCTCGCGCGGCCACCCCAAGGTCGCCATCACTTTCTTCATTTGCGCGAGAATCGAATAGTCGCCGCATCCGGGGCACCACCGCACGTCCTGATCGCTGCCGTAGTCGCCAGGCTTGAGGACGGGAAGTTCGACGGAAGCCATGATTCAATTCCTTCTGGATATCTCTGTGTCTTTGTATGGTTGGCGGAAAGCGCGTGCGAAAACGGGCCGAGCTTACGGCAGCAGCGTCTTCGCTTTCTCGATGATCTCGGTAACGTGGAACGGCTTCCCTTGAACCTTGTTCAGCGAGACCGCGTCGACCATGTACTGATTGCGAATCAGCAGCGACAACTGGCCCATGTTCAGTTCTGGGATCAACACCTTTTTGAAGCTCCCCAAGATCTCGCCCAGGTTCGCCGGGAACGGATTCAGCCAACGCAGATGGGCGTGGCTCACCTTGTGACCTTCGGCTTGCAGCTTGGTCACCGCCGTGCGGCACGATCCGTAAGGACCGCCCCAGCTAAGCACCAGCAGATCGCCTGACGGTTCGCCCATCACCTCTTGATCGCCAATCAGCTTGGCGACGTTTCGCACCTTTTGAGCGCGGGTGTCGGTCATGTGCTGATGGTTCTTCGGATCGTAGCTGACGTTGCCGGTACCATCCTGTTTTTCCAGGCCGCCAACGCGATGCATCAGACCTGGGGTTCCGGGGATCGCCCACGGCCGGGCGAGCATCTCATCACGTTCGTACGCCATGAACGGCTTCCCTTCGACCGGGCCTTCCGGATGCTTGATCGAAATCGGCTCGAGGTCGTCGAAATTGACGATCCGCCACGGTTCCGAGCCGTTCGCTAGGTAACCGTCGCTGAGGATCATGACCGGCGTCATAAAGCGAGCCGCAACGCGCCACGCTTCGATCGCGACTTCAAAGCAATCGGCCGGGCTGCGAGCGGCGATCACCGGCATCGGGCATTCGCCGTTGCGGCCAAACATCACCTGCAACAGGTCCGACTGCTCGGTCTTGGTCGGCAGACCAGTGCTCGGTCCACCGCGCTGCACGTCGACAACCAGCAGCGGCAATTCCAACATCACCGCCAGGCCCATCGCTTCGCCCTTGAGGGCGATGCCGGGACCGCTGGAGGTAGTCAGCGCCATGTGGCCCGAGTAAGCGGCGCCAATCGCCGAGCAAACGGCGGCGATCTCGTCTTCGGCCTGAAACGTGCGAACGCCGAAGTTCTTGTAACGGCTCAATTCGTGCAGAATATCGCTGGCCGGCGTGATCGGGTACGAGCCGAGGAACAAGTCCTTCTTGCTCAACTTGGCGGCCGTCATCAGGCCCCAAGCCAGCGCCTGGTTGCCGGTCATGTTGCGGTACTTGCCAGCCGGCAACTTCGCTTTGTCGACCTTGTACGAGCTGACGAAGGCGTCGGTCGTTTCGCCATAGTTGCGACCGGCGGTCAGTGCGCGGCGGTTCGCTTCGGCGATGGCCGGCAGCTTCTTGAACTTCGCTTCGATAAAGCGGAGGGTCGGGTCCAGCGAGCGACCGTACATCCAGAAGGCTAGGCCCATCGCAAAGAAGTTGCGGCAACGGTCGGCTTCTTTCTGGCTGAGATCGAGCCCGTCGACGGCGCGGCGGGTCAGGTCGGTCATCGGCACCTTGAACATCTGGTACGAAGCGAGCGAATCGTCTTCCAGCGGGTTCTCGGCATAGCCGGCTTGATCGAGCGACTTCTTGTCAAAGGCGTCGGCGTTGGCGATCAAAACGCCGCCGGCCTTCAGATCGGCGACGTTCGTCTTGAGGGCGGCCGGATTCATCGCCACCAAGGCGTCGACAGTTTCGCCCGGGGTGAAAATGTCGGTCGACGCAAAATGGACCTGAAAGCCGGAGACGCCGGCCAGGGTACCGCGCGGTGCGCGAATTTCGGCGGGGAAGTCGGGGAAGGTCGCGACGTCGTTGCCGGCCAGGGCCGACGTGTTGGTAAGCTGCGTTCCGGCAAGCTGCATGCCGTCGCCAGAGTCGCCGCAAAAGCGGACGGTCGCTTCTTCAATCTGCAGAACAGTTTTGGACTGCTCCGTTTCACTCTCAAATTCCGTGGACATGGTTCGCCTTGCCGCTTGGCTAGTAAATTTCCTCTTCACAAAATTATTCCGTTCCGCATCGCTGAAAGCAAAAATGCGAAACCCTCAATTGCAAAGTCGCAGCGAGACCGGAGATCCCAATTCTCTTCGCTACGCTCCTTCGCGCTCGGCCGAACTTCGCTGCGTGGGAGGCAAGTTGTAAATCGCCTCCGGGAAGTTTTCGACCATAAAGTGCAGCACGCCGGCTGCCGATATCATGCCGACGGCGTGACCGTTGGCGTCGACCAGGGGCAATCTGCGATGCCCGCCAGCCGCCATCTTCTTAATCGCCGCGGCGACGTGATCGTCGCGTCGCACCAA
This region of Blastopirellula retiformator genomic DNA includes:
- the groL gene encoding chaperonin GroEL (60 kDa chaperone family; promotes refolding of misfolded polypeptides especially under stressful conditions; forms two stacked rings of heptamers to form a barrel-shaped 14mer; ends can be capped by GroES; misfolded proteins enter the barrel where they are refolded when GroES binds), with the translated sequence MAKQMVFGDDARQPLLDGVTKLARAVKSTLGPRGRNAVLDKGWGSPKVTKDGVTVAEDIDLDDPYENLACQLVKEAASKTNDVAGDGTTTATVLAEAIYREGLKMLAAGADAMALARGIAKAVDAVSEAVQKMAVKINEKSKKEIEQVATIAGNNDPAIGKVLAEAFLKVGKDGVITVEEGRGSETTVEVVEGMQFDRGYLSPHFVTDEDAQTVELDDAYVLVFEEKISSAKKLVPILEAVSKSNKPLLIIAEDIEGEALATLVVNKLRGILNVCAVKAPGYGDRRKAMLGDIAVLTAATPVFKDLGIDLESVKLSDLGRIKKVKISSGNTVFVGGAGKKADIEGRVDQIRREIEATDSEYDREKLQERLAKLAGGVAQINCGAITETEMKERKDLLEDAKSATQAALQEGIVPGGGVALLRAEKALKKLGLEGDAKLGADIIAKVLEYPLRTIAENAGVEGSVVVNRVRQQKKTNEGYNADNGNYEDLIDAGVIDPAKVVRTALFNAASVASLLLTTDSLITEIPSEEEAGGDHDHHDHGGMGGMGGMGGMGGMGGMGMPGMM
- a CDS encoding DUF1570 domain-containing protein, with product MIARVLLGLLLGLACFSQTHADLVLYNVPGTKLVFILQGRATVNPGANVTFRHPTFGNLYMNAANVKIYKVPSVQSQAVNKLSTAKAAGDLNGCLDAARYALKIGKLNIFYDACKAAWEIDPNDDRVKKLVETKQAIDKPVPIDPAQEKIMRDFTKNRQDMKFVRSKHFLLLHDTSSRKSKRDNKTRAEERLELLETVYESFLMKFCLEGVELEVPDKLLMVVLFAEHREYLQFVTLLGPELASAAGFYHRLDNVAVFYDQGTDESFEALNFISKKIQSERDEIVRRKISGMADVIRFADTLNLLIDVKRENLDIEVVSHEATHQLAANTGLMPENRPIPTWAAEGMATYFESPKQAAWSGIGAVNSERLGWYRELAPIRSVSNIDFIVSDQIFTRAANNFTTLHAYGQSWAFTHFLMEKHFDKLIAYYRELGKLPEATHTTPDELQKAFDKVFGQNKQALDAEWRAYMRSLRTDLEETLAKAR
- a CDS encoding type II toxin-antitoxin system RelE/ParE family toxin; protein product: MKRNAGNVQLLLTDRALADLAEIRTYTAANFGKRQSEKYLDDLESALARIKEQPDLLRHEAQFSATLQFYRVNRHLVVCDRSELAIYVLTVIHGNRDIPSRLNELAPSLADEVEILRGKL
- a CDS encoding ribbon-helix-helix domain-containing protein, which encodes MPSSLNLSLTDELRAFVDQNCGDGTLFATPSEFVRDLIRRQKVSQEAEAVRDKILEGYQDAIAGRTTPFEGDLRKLLANKKVRQ
- a CDS encoding ISAs1 family transposase, whose protein sequence is MSSSAASIQQHFADLTDPRTRKVTYPLVNIVTMSLCAVLGGADDFVAIADWAEDKKEWLSKFLDMSSGVPSHDRFNAILGALKPAELEKCLLSWITALQDITDGQIIAIDGKTLRRSFDAASSKAAIHMVSAWATANHVSLGQVATDAKSNEITAIPKLLEIIEVSGCLVTIDAMGCQKEIAAKIVDAGGDYCLAIKGNQRYLHQAIRDHFVAAMEVDFKKLKVHRHETHEKGHGREESRYYYLCPIDADDFPYASKWKKLKAIGMTINIVKQNGKETSDVRYYIVSKYLTGKRFAEAVRGHWSIENSLHWQLDVTFGEDQSRIRKGNADINFSLLRRTSLSLLKNNKTAKVGVKNKRLKAGRNDAYLLEVLLAT
- a CDS encoding CBS domain-containing protein; amino-acid sequence: MYCLACGAENYQGADQCEACGQPLALEPSPKNSVEAALSRDTIKKLPMKMPLTSSPDAPLGDVLTVLSTNAIGAVVITDDHHRPIGIFSERDALIRVGPDYRDHLAEPISKFMTPDPQTVDQSTPITFAVHQMDVGHYRHLPVIDVDGRVTAVISIRDLLRYLTQRIAEAELAE
- a CDS encoding 2-oxoacid:ferredoxin oxidoreductase subunit beta gives rise to the protein MASVELPVLKPGDYGSDQDVRWCPGCGDYSILAQMKKVMATLGWPREKTVFVSGIGCSSRFPYYMNTYGMHSIHGRAPAFATGIKSCRPDLNVFVITGDGDALSIGGNHFMHAVRRNVNLNIVLFNNRIYGLTKGQYSPTSELGKVTKSTPMGSIDNPMSPLSLAIGCEATFVARSIDVHIKHLADTLKRAAEHPGVSFVEVYQNCNVFNDGAYKYATDKAVKADNVIEIEHGKPLIFGKNRDKGIRLNGMHPEVVELGKGITEDDLLFHDEQATQPTLAYLLSRMRYPEFPEPIGVLRCVDAPRYDDLLNEQVAQARAEKGEGDLDKLFNSGDTWTVE
- a CDS encoding 2-oxoacid:acceptor oxidoreductase subunit alpha; this translates as MSTEFESETEQSKTVLQIEEATVRFCGDSGDGMQLAGTQLTNTSALAGNDVATFPDFPAEIRAPRGTLAGVSGFQVHFASTDIFTPGETVDALVAMNPAALKTNVADLKAGGVLIANADAFDKKSLDQAGYAENPLEDDSLASYQMFKVPMTDLTRRAVDGLDLSQKEADRCRNFFAMGLAFWMYGRSLDPTLRFIEAKFKKLPAIAEANRRALTAGRNYGETTDAFVSSYKVDKAKLPAGKYRNMTGNQALAWGLMTAAKLSKKDLFLGSYPITPASDILHELSRYKNFGVRTFQAEDEIAAVCSAIGAAYSGHMALTTSSGPGIALKGEAMGLAVMLELPLLVVDVQRGGPSTGLPTKTEQSDLLQVMFGRNGECPMPVIAARSPADCFEVAIEAWRVAARFMTPVMILSDGYLANGSEPWRIVNFDDLEPISIKHPEGPVEGKPFMAYERDEMLARPWAIPGTPGLMHRVGGLEKQDGTGNVSYDPKNHQHMTDTRAQKVRNVAKLIGDQEVMGEPSGDLLVLSWGGPYGSCRTAVTKLQAEGHKVSHAHLRWLNPFPANLGEILGSFKKVLIPELNMGQLSLLIRNQYMVDAVSLNKVQGKPFHVTEIIEKAKTLLP